Below is a window of Verrucomicrobiia bacterium DNA.
CCCAAATGCCGCGTTAGTCTTCTATTGGCCCGAACAGGAACGGCAGGTTTGCATCGCAGGTTCGGCGACGCAACTCGAGCGTCCCGAGATCGAGGCCTATTTTCGCAGCCGTCCGCGTGGCAGCCGCATTGGCGCGTGGGCCTCAAAACAAAGCGAGGTCGTTGCAAATCGTGAAACCCTGGAAATCCGCTGGGCTGAGCTTCAAAGGCAATATCCAGGAGACGACATCCCTGTCCCGCCAAACTGGGGCGGGTTCGTCGTCAAACCCGAACGGGTCGAGTTCTGGCAGGGCCGTCCCAGCCGCATGCACGATCGTTTCTGTTACACCCAGCAGTCAGATGGCACGTGGCGGCTCGATCGGCTGTCGCCCTGATCCGGCAACGAGGAACTTCCCGATAGCCGCCCGGGAAATATTACCCATTATGCCCCTTGATTTCGCAGACGGCAGGCCGACCTTTGCGTAGCAGGTAGTGCTGCCGGAGATGACCTGCGTTGAACCAACCTCTGCCGGCAGCTTGCAGATGCCGAAGCAACACTATCAATCGTCCGTCGACGGCTCGCAGGCCGTCATCCTGTTTGAGACCCCCACTGCCCGCGATGCGCTCTTGAAAGGTTCGCCGTGTCACATGGCCGATCTTTCGGAAGAATCTGTATGGGCAGCTCTACCAAGCGTAAAGGATGCGGAAGCTGAAAAAACCATGCGGAACGCATTGGCCGCGGGCACAGTGATCGTAGCGGCTTCCGCCAATGGTGACTTCCCCACTGATTTCAAGCTCTGGCTGGAACGCTGGTCGAACAAACGCAGCACCCCTGGAACGTTGATCGCGTTCTTCTACGATCGCAAGGTCACCGACCTGGCGTCCGTGAAGGAACTCTACCTGAGGCAGGCTTCACAATCGGCAGGAATGGAATTCAAGCGCGACATGCCGCTGAGGTTTGCAGCGCCAGTTCCCGATTCCATCGACACGTTCAGCCACCGTGCAGGCCAGATGACCTCCGTTCTCGACGGAATTCTGAGCCACCGCAGCACTCACACGCCGCCGCTCTAAGCACCCTCACCTGCCGGCGGTTCAGTGCCCGGCGCAGGCTCCGCATTTTCGCTGGCGGCTTCTTCCTGCTGTTCGCTGATCACGGGCGCGACTGCCTGCAGCTTGTCATCGCCACTCAGGTTGATCAATTTCACGCCCTGTGTGTTTCGACCCGCCTCGCGGATGTCCTTCACAAACGTGCGCACCATCTGCCCCGTCGTCGTGATCAGCATGATCTCGTCTGAATCGCGCACCGTCAGCGCACCGATGACCTTGCCGGTTTTCTCGGTGGTCTTCATCGTGATAATGCCCTTGCCGCCACGCGATTGAACGCGGTACTCGGAGAAATCCGTGCGCTTTCCAATCCCGTTCTCCCCTGCGACCAGGAGCGTGGCATCGGCAACCACAATGGCGCTCGCAACCAGCGCATCATCCTTGTCCAGGTTGATCCCGCGCACGCCCGCGGCGTTGCGTCCCATGGAACGCACATCGGATTCATTGAAGCGAATGCTCATTCCGTTGCGCGTAATCAGCACAACGCCATCGCCTGGATCCATCACCTCGTCATTCTCGACCTTGCTGCCGCGCGTCAGCTTCACATCGATCAGTGCGTCGCCAGGCTCGATGGAGATCGCGATGATTCCGCCTTTGCGCACATTGGCGAACTCATTCAACGAAGTCTTCTTGACCGTTCCCTGCTGCGTCGCAAAAAACAATTCACCCGGCTGTTCCCATGTGATGTCCTCCCGGTTTGCCCCCGTGCGGGACAGCACGCGGATCATCGCTGCAATCTTCTCGCCTGCCTTGAGCTCCAGCAAATTGGCAATGCTGCGGCCCTTCGACGCGCGGGCCATGTCTGGAATCTCATGAACCCGCTCCACATACACACGCCCGCTGTTCGTGAAGAACATCAGGTAATCGTGCGTGCTGGCGGTGAACAGGTGCTCAATGAAATCCTGGTCCTCAGGCGTGTCGCTCTCGCGCGTGGCCATGCCGATCACTCCCTTGCCGCCGCGGCGCTGGGCGCGATACGAACTCACGTTCGTGCGCTTGATCAGCCCGCTGTGCGTGAGCGTGATGATGACACCCTCATTGGCAATCAGATCCTCAATCGCCATCTCGCCCTCGTCCGGCACAATCTCCGTCATCCGCGGCGTCGCATACTTTTCTTTGATGGCCTTCAACTCCTGCTTGATGATTGCCATCACACGCGATTCCTTCGCGAGGATGTCGAGCAGGTCCTTGATCGTTTCCATCAAGGCCTTGTATTCCTTCTCGACCTTGTCGATTTCCAGGCCCGTGAGCTGATACAGCCGCAGGTCCAGGATGGCGTCCACCTGCCGTTCATTCAGAGCATAGCGGCCATTCACAATGCGCGCCTCACTGCGGATCAAAACGCCCAGCTGTTCCACCTGTTCGCGCGACCATTCAAAAGCGAGCAGCTTGATCCGCGCCTCGTCGCGCGTCTTGCTGGAACGGATGATGTGGATGAACTCGTCGAGGTTGGCGAGCGCGATCAGGTAACCCTCGAGCAGTTCCGCCCGTTCCTCAGCCTTGCGCAATTCGTATCGCGTCCTGCGCAGAATCACTTCGCGCCGATGCTCGATGTAGCACTGGATGATCTGCTTCAGGTTCAGCACCTTTGGCCGGCCGTGATCAATCGCGAGTGAATTAACGCTGAACGAAACCTCCAGTTGCGTGTGCTTGTAGAGGTTGTTGATGACCACCTTCGGATTGCCATCGCGCTTCAACTCCATCACGAGCCGCGTGTTCTCGTCCGACTCATTGCGCATCGCGCTGATCTCGGTGATCACCTTCTCGTTGACGAGTTCCGCTATGCGTTCCTCCAGCGCGGCGCGGTTGACGTTGAATGGAATTTGCGTCACCACGATCTGCTCGCGGTTGCCCTTCATCTCCTCCACGCCCATGCGCCCGCGCAATTT
It encodes the following:
- the gyrA gene encoding DNA gyrase subunit A, which gives rise to MPDETESTEQPQPSGGAYSQGEKIAKINVAEEIKASFLDYSMSVIISRALPDVRDGLKPSQRRILYAMHELSLFPGRKPYKCAKICGDTSGNYHPHGEAVIYPTLVHMAQPWAMRERLVDGKGNFGSIENDPPAAMRYTEARLTHLGAALMQDMDRDTVDFVPNYDERMTEPTVFPAAFPNLLVNGGTGIAVGMATNMPPHNLGEVIDGISAQIDNPAITATELMKFIKGPDFPTGGVICGIEGIRSYFETGRGSVKLRGRMGVEEMKGNREQIVVTQIPFNVNRAALEERIAELVNEKVITEISAMRNESDENTRLVMELKRDGNPKVVINNLYKHTQLEVSFSVNSLAIDHGRPKVLNLKQIIQCYIEHRREVILRRTRYELRKAEERAELLEGYLIALANLDEFIHIIRSSKTRDEARIKLLAFEWSREQVEQLGVLIRSEARIVNGRYALNERQVDAILDLRLYQLTGLEIDKVEKEYKALMETIKDLLDILAKESRVMAIIKQELKAIKEKYATPRMTEIVPDEGEMAIEDLIANEGVIITLTHSGLIKRTNVSSYRAQRRGGKGVIGMATRESDTPEDQDFIEHLFTASTHDYLMFFTNSGRVYVERVHEIPDMARASKGRSIANLLELKAGEKIAAMIRVLSRTGANREDITWEQPGELFFATQQGTVKKTSLNEFANVRKGGIIAISIEPGDALIDVKLTRGSKVENDEVMDPGDGVVLITRNGMSIRFNESDVRSMGRNAAGVRGINLDKDDALVASAIVVADATLLVAGENGIGKRTDFSEYRVQSRGGKGIITMKTTEKTGKVIGALTVRDSDEIMLITTTGQMVRTFVKDIREAGRNTQGVKLINLSGDDKLQAVAPVISEQQEEAASENAEPAPGTEPPAGEGA
- the pdxH gene encoding pyridoxamine 5'-phosphate oxidase codes for the protein MAIADLRREYNFAGLRRADLERDPISQFQRWFEQAAGRRTSGKLRRFLIRNYKTLLQIAGAEPMDVNAATLATVDKAGRPSARIVLLKGVDHRGFIFYTNYGSRKGRELLENPNAALVFYWPEQERQVCIAGSATQLERPEIEAYFRSRPRGSRIGAWASKQSEVVANRETLEIRWAELQRQYPGDDIPVPPNWGGFVVKPERVEFWQGRPSRMHDRFCYTQQSDGTWRLDRLSP